From the Temnothorax longispinosus isolate EJ_2023e chromosome 6, Tlon_JGU_v1, whole genome shotgun sequence genome, one window contains:
- the Prosbeta7 gene encoding proteasome subunit beta type-4, whose translation MAFKLLKMAFAGKDASPLWHNGPTPGAFYHFPGSEYGTGGFQKSQSPITTGTSVIGIQFKDGIVIAADVLGSYGSLARYRNLERLMKVNDNIILGASGDYADFQCIKSYVEKKILEEQCLDDGFSLKPKALHCWLTRVMYNRRSNFDPFWNNFIIAGLENGEPFLGTVDKLGTAYNDPVIATGYGAYMATPILRKAYEDNNQMNKEEAIELLYKVMQVLFYRDARSFPKYHLGIVTKENGVEIQGPLTLDSYWGPAVL comes from the exons ATGGCCTTTAAGTTGTTAAAAATGGCGTTTGCTGGTAAGGACGCTTCGCCCCTGTGGCACAATGGGCCGACTCCTGGTGCATTTTATCACTTTCCCGGCAGCGAGTACGGCACCGGTGGATTCCAGAAATCACA GTCTCCTATAACAACTGGCACATCTGTCATTGGCATACAATTCAAAGATGGAATTGTTATAGCGGCAGACGTCCTAGGATCTTACGGATCGCTCGCTCGTTACAGAAATCTGGAACGTCTTATGAAAGTTAATGATAACATCATCCTTGGTGCGTCCGGAGATTATGCGGATTTTCAGTGCATCAAGAGCTATGtggaaaaaaagat TCTCGAGGAGCAATGCTTGGATGATGGATTTAGTTTAAAGCCAAAGGCATTGCATTGCTGGCTAACGCGTGTCATGTATAACAGACGATCAAATTTCGATCCGTTTtggaacaattttattattgctggTTTGGAAAATGGAGAACC ATTTTTAGGAACTGTGGATAAGCTTGGGACAGCTTACAACGATCCTGTTATCGCGACTGGATACGGTGCTTACATGGCAACGCCTATATTGAGAAAAGCTTACGAGGATAACAACCAAATGAATAAGGAGGAAGCTATCGAACTTCTGTACAAAGTAATGCAAGTTCTTTTCTACAGAGACGCAAGATCTTTCCCAAAG TATCATCTTGGCATTGTCACAAAAGAAAACGGAGTCGAAATACAAGGACCGCTAACCTTAGACAGTTATTGGGGACCTgctgttttgtaa
- the LOC139814670 gene encoding methionine aminopeptidase 1D, mitochondrial, whose product MRSSRDIIQMAQSSKSYLLNILKTMSRAGGVKIPRFVDTQNDNSFGKYAVVQPWLVSEKVIVPSYIPQPSYSQSAEPKNGPATPEIKDECQIECMRQSCKLAGRVLRQINALIKPGITTDFLDKQIHDMIIGNGAYPSPLNYRGFPKSICTSVNNIACHGIPDNRPLQEGDMLNVDITVYLNGYHGDCSAMFQVGEVDSEGKRLITVTELCLKSAIEICKPDERFCNIGNVIEETANKHNLNVIPGLLGHGIGTYFHGAPDVYHFANDFPEKMKAGMTFTIEPALSQGTTQIEILEDGWTACTVDNSRAAQVEHTILITDTGCEVLTL is encoded by the exons ATGCGCTCGAGCAGAGACATCATTCAAATGGCACAATCCTCTAAATCATACCTTCTGAACATCCTCAAGACTATGTCAAGG GCTGGAGGTGTAAAAATACCCAGATTTGTCGACACCCAAAATGACAATTCTTTCGGAAAATACGCCGTAGTCCAACCTTGGCTGGTTTCTGAAAAAGTCATCGTACCTTCATACATACCCCAGCCATCCTACAGCCAGTCGGCGGAACCTAAAAATGGACCGGCGACACCCGAGATCAAAGATGAATGTCAAATAGAATGTATGAGGCAGAGTTGTAAACTTGCTGGTCGCGTTCTGCGTCAAATTAATGCATTGATTAAG CCAGGTATCACAACCGATTTTCTTGACAAGCAAATACACGATATGATTATTGGCAATGGAGCTTATCCCAGTCCGCTCAACTACCGTGGCTTTCCCAAGTCTATATGTACGAGTGTTAATAATATCGCTTGCCACGGTATTCCAGACAACAGGCCTTTACAAGAAGGAGATATGCTCAATGTTGACATAACA GTATATCTTAATGGTTATCATGGCGATTGCTCAGCTATGTTTCAAGTGGGTGAAGTAGATTCAGAAGGCAAACGATTGATAACGGTCACGGAATTATGCTTGAAGTCAGCTATTGAAATATGCAAACCAGACGAACGTTTTTGTAATATTG GTAATGTGATAGAAGAGACAGCAAATAAACACAATTTGAATGTAATACCTGGACTTTTGGGTCATGGTATTGGAACTTATTTCCATGGTGCTCCAGATGTTTATCATTTTG CAAATGATTTTCCTGAGAAAATGAAAGCAGGCATGACATTCACCATCGAACCAGCTTTAAGTCAAGGAACAACGCAGATCGAAATTCTGGAAGATGGCTGGACAGCTTGCACTGTCGACAATTCTAGGGCAGCTCAAGTTgaacatacaattttaataacagataCTGGATGCGAAGTACTAACCCTCTAG
- the LOC139814669 gene encoding exopolyphosphatase PRUNE1-like gives MQEAMEEFLNASKIPLSQLPPYQTIRVVMGNPTCDLDSAVCALVQGLLEYLDAKKNGFANVTVIPVMNIPEKELRIKTEVIYSLKSHGIPLNLLTFRDQIDLQNVQSDANRRLELILVDHHTLEEEDLALKSSVVTIIDHRPLNPAWEWPNILLNVEIIGSCATLVARNVLQKYPDIVDEQLASLLRGPILIDTFNMLERATATDVDVLNALEQLGKLTSDRTETFNKIMHAKTDFTGLTLEEIMIKDLKVTLGIPLVGFSILVENFLMLENAEEVIEKFANERNCNVVVLIGQGMTKERVSRDIAIFSTLCNQFANDIIRALAESTRPSLDLEFIKEIRKEKYIIYLYRQGNLKVTRKQILPIVHRTTLLHGFKADP, from the exons ATGCAAGAAGCTATGGAGGAATTTCTTAATGCCTCAAAAATCCCCTTG TCCCAGTTGCCGCCTTACCAAACGATTCGCGTTGTCATGGGAAATCCGACGTGCGACCTGGATTCCGCTGTATGCGCCCTGGTCCAAGGATTGTTGGAGTACCTTGACGCTAAGAAGAATGGATTCGCTAACGTCACCGTAATACCAGTCATGAATATCCCGGAAAAAGAGTTACGCATTAAAACGGAAGTGATTTACAGCCTAAAATCCCATGGCATCCCGTTGAACTTGCTGACATTTAG AGATCAGATTGATTTGCAAAATGTGCAGAGCGACGCTAACAGGAGGCTTGAGCTGATTTTGGTCGATCATCATACTCTCGAAGAGGAAGATTTGGCGTTGAAATCTTCAGTCGTGACAATTATCGATCATCGGCCGTTGAATCCAGCCTGGGAGTGGCCCAACATACTGTTAAATGTAGAAATCATTGGGAGTTGTGCCACCCTGGTTGCACGCAATGTTCTACAGAAGTATCCTGATATAGTGGACGAGCAACTTGCGAGCCTCTTGCGAG GTCCAATATTAATCGACACTTTTAACATGTTGGAACGAGCAACTGCTACTGACGTCGACGTACTAAATGCTCTTGAACAACTAGGTAAACTCACGTCCGACAGAACTGAGACATTTAACAAGATTATGCATGCAAAAACAGACTTCACTGGATTAACTCTCGAAGAAATTATGATTAAGGATCTAAAAGTGACACTTGGAATACCTCTCGttggattttccattttagtAGAA aaTTTCCTCATGCTTGAAAATGCGGAAGAGGTCATTGAAAAGTTTGCCAACGAAAGAAATTGCAATGTCGTTGTTCTCATCGGGCAAGGTATGACGAAGGAACGTGTATCTAGAGATATTGCAATCTTTTCAACATTATGTAATCAATTTGCGAATGAC ATAATTCGAGCGTTGGCTGAATCTACTCGGCCATCTCTAGATTTAGAATTTATCAAAGAAATtcgaaaagagaaatatatcatCTATTTGTACAGACAAGGAAATCTGAAGGTAACACGCAAACAGATATTACCGATTGTACACAGAACGACGTTATTGCATGGATTTAAGGCTGatccctga
- the LOC139814665 gene encoding discoidin domain-containing receptor 2-like: METVRLLIKVLMLFSWCARGSVGNALEKCILPLGMEEGKIPDEAITASSSYEMKSVGPQNARIRQEKNGGAWCPKAQISSAIREYLEIDLVRDHLITWTETQGRFGNGQGQEYAEAFFLEYWRHEKWHQYKDLRGNKVLRGNSNTYLVEKQKLDLPFVASRVRFVPYSQHPRTVCMRVEIYGCIWNQGVASYTAPKADVDGPNGCNVEDTSYDGTEIENLMLNGLGQLTDGIVGNEMEILESDRVTNWVGWHDRDNVELFFEFQLSRKFRNCTIHVANLPDLSVEIFSIVNFWFSSDGKEYHETPETFQMFNDPKMSIIPGNSNGRSSASISIPLQSRVGKFIKMEIKPQSKWLLLSEITFQTVPDVKNSTDGALARLSWIYTNSNENMSQIINQDQITRINQIEDKEIKGEIDNLEIQTDNKIKGEADDGRKINIQHGGTMTGKSKTDSNETTLVLNESNLTPDAFPVNNSPAYIGLISAALTIIVFFSGCTIFLIKQRGRNKVALLQKHTALLCGSPAPGITINTKDIKLPTPIVVNNLSQSRLSLKSKITSNNDYKFGDVDASEQHSIYEKINKISPEPYIKCEARSNYKAEHFDTKTSENFTDEARVECVMPTMSKKLSHSQTGKINQRIYESYYAATDILTIKRRDQHPVVSLFTPLLIRDSIVSYKRGTYEVPRISRHRLRILDKLGEGNFGLVHLCEAKGIQNPDLGILQNRQVVIVRSLWRGVVDALREDFMNDMHTLAEIRDVNIARIIAIVEEEPFSAIFEYGELGDLSSFLKSRDRDAPISYECSLNLVMQIASGMKYLESLNVPHCDLAARNCIVCKDLLIKVSDQAMYCSKYDGEYYVDECYAKIPLRWMAWEVVLSRKRSCQSDVWSYGVTVWEVLTRCEDIPYADLTSEQVLENCGLWYSLDNGGKKKCPRILEQPVFCTDDLYRLMLRCWCKLVEDRPSFQEIYCYLKKLTLD, encoded by the exons ATGGAGACAGTACGCCTTTTGATAAAAGTCCTAATGCTGTTCAGCTGGTGCGCAAGGGGATCCGTCGGGAACGCTCTCG aaaaatgcaTTCTTCCGCTCGGCatggaagaaggaaaaatCCCGGATGAAGCGATCACCGCGTCATCCAGTTATGAGATGAAATCCGTCGGTCCCCAAAATGCGAG AATACGGCAGGAAAAGAACGGTGGTGCTTGGTGTCCGAAAGCACAAATTAGTAGCGCCATACGCGAATACCTGGAGATCGATCTGGTGAGAGACCATCTTATTACGTGGACCGAGACCCAGGGGAGATTCGGTAACGGTCAAGGTCAAGAATATGCCGAGGCATTTTTTCTGGAATATTGGCGGCATGAAAAATGGCATCAGTACAAAGATTTAAGAGGGAACAAG GTCCTGCGTGGCAACAGCAATACATATCTAGTCGAGAAACAAAAGTTAGACCTACCGTTCGTCGCGAGTCGAGTAAGATTTGTTCCTTACAGTCAGCATCCTCGCACTGTATGCATGCGCGTCGAGATTTACGGCTGTATCTGGAATC AAGGCGTCGCTAGTTATACCGCGCCCAAAGCTGATGTAGACGGACCTAATGGGTGTAACGTCGAGGATACGTCATACGACGGCACAGAAATCGAGAATTTAATGTTGAACGGACTGGGACAATTAACCGACGGTATAGTTGGCAACGAAATGGAAATTCTGGAATCCGATAGAGTAACCAACTGGGTGGGATGGCACGATCGGGATAATGTAGAATTATTCTTTGAGTTCCAACTTTCTCGGAAATTTAGAAATTGTACGATTCACGTGGCTAATCTGCCCGATCTAAGTGTTGAG ATATTCTCGATAGTAAACTTTTGGTTTTCATCGGACGGCAAAGAATATCACGAAACACCGGAAACCTTTCAAATGTTTAACGACCCTAAGATGAGCATCATTCCTGGCAACAGCAATGGCAGAAGTAGCGCTTCGATATCTATTCCGTTGCAATCAAGGGTCggcaaatttatcaaaatggaaataaagcCTCAGTCAAAATGGTTGTTGCTAAGCGAGATCACATTCCAGACAG tTCCAGATGTGAAAAACAGCACTGACGGAGCATTGGCACGTTTGTCATGGATATATACGAATAGTAACGAGAACATGTCCCAAATAATCAATCAAGATCAGATCACGAGAATAAATCAAATCGAAGATAAAGAGATTAAGGGCGAAATTGACAATCTAGAAATTCAAACTGACAACAAGATCAAAGGCGAAGCTGACGATGGAAGGAAGATTAATATTCAACATGGTGGTACAATGACAGGAAAATCAAAAACTGATTCTAACGAAACAACGTTGGTGTTAAACGAGTCGAATCTAACGCCGGATGCCTTTCCCGTGAACAATTCGCCAGCGTATATCGGGCTAATCAGCGCTGCGCTGACTATAATAGTCTTTTTTTCGGGTTGCACGATTTTCCTCATAAAGCAGAGGGGGCGCAACAAAGTGGCCCTGTTACAAAAGCATACCGCGTTATTATGCGGCTCGCCGGCGCCGGGTATCACGATCAATACGAAGGATATCAAATTACCCACACCGATCGTGGTAAACAATCTGTCGCAATCTCGACTGTCGTTGAAAAGCAAAATTACCTCGAACAACGATTACAAATTCGGCGACGTCGATGCGAGCGAGCAGCATAGCATTTACGagaagattaataaaatatcccCGGAACCATATATCAAATGTGAAGCGAGATCCAATTATAAAGCAGAACATTTTG ATACTAAAACCAGCGAGAACTTCACCGACGAAGCGCGAGTGGAATGCGTAATGCCAACGATGTCGAAAAAACTGAGTCACTCACAAACGGGAAAAATTAATCAGAGAATATACGAGAGTTATTATGCGGCCACGGACATCTTGACG ATAAAGCGACGCGATCAGCATCCCGTTGTGAGTCTCTTCACGCCGCTGCTTATCCGGGACTCGATCGTATCGTACAAACGCGGGACTTACGAGGTCCCGCGCATCTCTCGGCATAGATTAAGAATCCTCGATAAACTCGGCGAGGGAAACTTCGGTTTG GTTCACTTATGCGAAGCGAAAGGCATACAAAATCCGGATCTAGGCATCCTTCAAAACCGTCAAGTAGTTATAGTCCGGTCCCTATGGCGCGGCGTGGTTGACGCTTTAAG GGAGGATTTTATGAACGACATGCACACCTTGGCTGAAATACGGGACGTCAATATCGCTAGGATAATCGCGATCGTCGAGGAGGAACCTTTTAGTGCCATTTTCGAGTACGGAGAACTCGGGGATCTGTCAAGTTTTCTAAAAAGTCGTGATCGCGACGCGCCGATAAG TTACGAGTGCTCGTTGAATTTGGTGATGCAAATCGCTTCGGGTATGAAGTACCTCGAGAGTTTAAACGTACCACATTGCGACCTAGCAGCCag GAATTGCATCGTTTGTAAAGACTTGCTAATTAAAGTATCGGATCAAGCCATGTACTGCAGTAAATATGACGGCGAATATTACGTCGACGAGTGCTACGCGAAGATACCATTACGTTGGATGGCATGGGAAGTGGTCCTATCG AGGAAACGAAGCTGTCAATCCGACGTTTGGTCGTACGGCGTAACGGTTTGGGAAGTGCTGACGCGCTGCGAGGACATACCGTATGCTGACCTGACCTCGGAACAGGTGTTGGAGAACTGCGGCCTATGGTACTCGTTGGACAACGGCGGTAAAAAGAAATGTCCGCGGATCCTCGAGCAGCCGGTGTTCTGCACGGACGATCTGTACCGGTTGATGCTGCGATGTTGGTGCAAACTTGTGGAGGATCGGCCCAGTTTCCAGGAGATTTACTGCTACCTCAAGAAGCTGACTCTGGATTAA